One genomic segment of Bradyrhizobium prioriisuperbiae includes these proteins:
- a CDS encoding isopenicillin N synthase family dioxygenase gives MDLALEASRMSTGSLPIIAVGDLSSSDLGRRRAVGALLRAACLDKGFFYVAEHGIPSGLIEAVFAESKRFFDQPAPTKAAVDKSRSFCNRGYEPLRAQTLEAGAPPDLKESFYIGPEFALDDPRVMARRFNRGPNLWPADMPAFRPVMQAYFAAMLDLGERLMCGIALSLDLPEDHFAAFCRDPITTLRLLHYPPQPADAAPGEKGAGAHTDFGGLTLLLQDTVGGLQVQDSASRQWIHADAVPGTFVVNLGDMIARWTNDRYRSTLHRVVNASGRERYSVPFFYSGNPDHEVVCLPNCLAPGERAIYPPTTVEGHLQEMYRRTYAA, from the coding sequence GTGGATCTCGCACTTGAGGCAAGCCGGATGTCCACCGGCAGCCTTCCGATCATCGCCGTCGGCGATCTGTCGTCGTCCGATCTCGGGCGTCGCCGGGCTGTCGGCGCTCTCTTGCGGGCCGCCTGCCTCGACAAAGGCTTCTTCTATGTCGCGGAGCACGGCATTCCGTCCGGCTTGATCGAGGCGGTGTTTGCCGAGAGCAAACGTTTCTTCGACCAGCCGGCGCCGACCAAGGCGGCTGTCGACAAGTCGCGCTCGTTCTGCAATCGCGGCTACGAACCGCTGCGGGCGCAGACGTTGGAAGCGGGCGCTCCGCCCGATCTCAAGGAGAGCTTCTATATCGGCCCCGAATTCGCGCTGGACGATCCGCGGGTGATGGCGCGCCGCTTTAATCGCGGCCCCAATCTGTGGCCGGCGGACATGCCCGCATTCAGGCCGGTGATGCAGGCCTATTTTGCCGCGATGCTCGATCTCGGAGAGCGGCTGATGTGCGGCATCGCGTTGTCGCTCGATTTACCGGAAGACCATTTCGCTGCTTTCTGCCGCGATCCGATCACGACGTTGCGGCTGCTGCACTATCCGCCGCAGCCGGCGGACGCCGCGCCCGGCGAGAAGGGCGCGGGCGCTCACACCGATTTCGGCGGTCTGACGCTGTTGCTGCAGGATACGGTCGGCGGGCTCCAGGTGCAGGATTCGGCAAGCCGGCAATGGATTCACGCCGATGCCGTGCCCGGCACCTTTGTCGTCAATCTCGGCGACATGATCGCGCGCTGGACCAATGACCGCTATCGCTCGACCCTGCACAGGGTCGTCAATGCGTCGGGACGCGAGCGCTATTCGGTTCCCTTTTTCTATTCGGGCAACCCGGACCACGAGGTGGTGTGCCTGCCGAACTGTCTCGCACCCGGCGAGCGAGCGATCTATCCGCCGACAACGGTCGAGGGACATCTGCAGGAGATGTATCGGCGGACCTACGCGGCATGA
- a CDS encoding glutathione S-transferase family protein — protein sequence MYTPAMPVRAPAPLRNTTGRDIIARADRFLEKEVTPMLTLYFVPGASSMAAHIALHEIGVPFEAHPLSFARKEQRTPEFLALNPEGKVPTLLIDGRPLTEVAAILFYLAKRYPQAQLLPHDDIEEEAQAISWMSFIAATVHPARRQGLDHATQIYGLADRRLGARKWVLEKYSIADIHLFRLFWRFSSSLKPYPDAFPNLSAHLERMLQRPAVQRTIVVEAAIGYELPS from the coding sequence TTGTACACACCCGCCATGCCGGTGCGCGCCCCTGCGCCGTTGCGCAACACCACCGGGCGCGACATCATCGCACGCGCGGACAGGTTTCTTGAGAAAGAGGTAACGCCGATGCTAACGCTGTACTTCGTCCCAGGGGCAAGTTCGATGGCGGCGCACATCGCCCTGCATGAAATCGGCGTACCGTTCGAAGCCCATCCGCTGTCGTTTGCCCGCAAGGAGCAGCGCACGCCGGAATTTCTCGCACTCAACCCGGAAGGCAAGGTCCCGACACTTCTGATCGACGGACGGCCGCTGACCGAGGTAGCCGCCATCCTGTTCTATCTCGCCAAACGCTATCCGCAGGCGCAGTTGCTGCCACACGACGACATCGAGGAGGAAGCCCAGGCGATCTCCTGGATGTCATTCATCGCCGCAACGGTGCATCCGGCGCGCCGGCAGGGCCTCGACCACGCGACGCAGATCTACGGCCTCGCCGACCGCCGCCTCGGCGCGCGCAAATGGGTGTTGGAGAAATATTCGATCGCCGATATTCATCTGTTCCGCCTGTTCTGGCGTTTCTCCAGCTCGCTGAAGCCGTATCCCGACGCGTTTCCCAATCTCTCGGCGCATCTTGAACGCATGCTGCAGCGGCCGGCCGTGCAGCGGACGATCGTGGTCGAGGCCGCCATCGGCTATGAACTCCCGTCCTGA
- a CDS encoding ABC transporter permease, which produces MKTGAWATLVRWLDRCAPPLAFVGLLLVWEGGVRIFAVPSFLLPAPSAIVTALLATPLPVWAGHVWATLRVALMGYALAIVVAVPLAVGLATSRFLSRTLYPILVVVQSTPIVAVAPIIVVTLGASDLPRVVITFLITFFPIVVSTVTGLLATPEELIELSRSLRAGRRREILHVRLPFALPHLFSALKISTTLAVIGAVVAEFVAAEKGLGFFIAFSTSYFKIPTAFAGLVVLVSISLILFRLIGFVQKAFAPWSLPKSER; this is translated from the coding sequence ATGAAGACGGGAGCCTGGGCAACGCTTGTACGATGGTTGGATCGCTGCGCGCCGCCGCTTGCGTTTGTCGGACTGCTGCTGGTCTGGGAGGGCGGCGTTCGAATCTTTGCGGTGCCGTCGTTCCTGTTGCCTGCACCGAGTGCGATTGTGACGGCGCTGCTGGCGACACCGCTGCCGGTCTGGGCGGGGCACGTCTGGGCCACTTTGCGCGTGGCGCTGATGGGATATGCTTTGGCCATCGTGGTTGCCGTCCCGCTTGCCGTCGGTCTTGCGACCTCGCGTTTCCTGTCACGCACGCTCTATCCAATTCTGGTAGTGGTGCAGTCGACGCCGATCGTCGCGGTGGCGCCGATCATCGTGGTGACGCTCGGCGCGTCGGACCTGCCGCGCGTGGTCATCACGTTCCTGATCACCTTTTTCCCGATTGTGGTTTCGACCGTGACCGGACTGCTCGCGACGCCGGAGGAATTGATCGAGCTGTCGCGCTCGCTTCGGGCCGGCCGCAGGCGGGAGATCCTGCATGTGCGGCTGCCGTTCGCCTTGCCGCATCTGTTCTCGGCCCTGAAGATCTCCACCACGCTGGCGGTGATCGGCGCGGTGGTTGCCGAGTTCGTCGCCGCCGAGAAAGGCCTCGGCTTCTTCATTGCATTCTCGACATCCTACTTCAAAATTCCGACGGCCTTCGCCGGACTGGTCGTGCTGGTTTCGATCAGCCTGATCCTGTTCCGGCTGATCGGTTTCGTTCAGAAGGCGTTTGCGCCATGGTCGCTGCCGAAATCGGAGCGGTAA
- a CDS encoding MerR family transcriptional regulator: MRFYSDEGLLPLTGRTESGYRVYSNEDLVHLDLIHCATPASVSRSFARCSRANRRCAMR; this comes from the coding sequence CTGCGCTTCTATTCCGACGAGGGGCTGCTGCCACTCACAGGCCGCACCGAGAGCGGCTATCGCGTCTACTCCAACGAAGACCTCGTGCACCTCGACTTGATTCACTGTGCTACGCCGGCCTCGGTATCGAGGTCATTCGCGAGGTGCTCTCGCGCGAACCGTCGCTGCGCGATGCGCTGA
- a CDS encoding ABC transporter ATP-binding protein has protein sequence MSTAEPVIRFADVGQRFAGTDGNPVVALDGLSFDIGRHEFVAVLGPSGCGKSTLLRLIAGLIQPTSGQVDIFGMPVTEPRDEIGIIFQKPTLLPWFDVLGNVTFPMRHKYGRVTDVERDRARELLDLVGLTDFAARRPDELSGGMQQRVAIARALLLDPDILLMDEPFSALDALTRDEMSFELLRIWTERPKTVLFITHSIPEALLLADRIVVMTSRPGRVREILDVPLSRPRSMSTLSEPIFHELANHIRGRLFSRPVAA, from the coding sequence ATGAGCACCGCGGAGCCCGTGATCCGTTTCGCCGACGTTGGCCAGCGGTTTGCAGGCACCGACGGTAATCCCGTCGTCGCCCTCGACGGACTGTCCTTCGACATCGGACGGCACGAGTTCGTTGCCGTGCTCGGCCCGTCCGGTTGCGGCAAATCGACCTTGCTCCGATTGATCGCCGGCCTCATTCAGCCGACCTCCGGACAGGTCGACATCTTCGGGATGCCGGTGACGGAGCCGCGTGATGAGATCGGCATCATTTTTCAGAAGCCGACTTTGCTGCCCTGGTTCGACGTGCTCGGCAACGTCACGTTTCCGATGCGCCACAAATACGGCCGGGTCACCGACGTCGAGCGCGACCGGGCCCGCGAACTCCTCGACCTTGTTGGCCTGACGGATTTTGCCGCCCGCCGCCCGGATGAACTGTCGGGCGGCATGCAGCAGCGGGTCGCGATTGCGCGCGCGCTGCTGCTCGATCCGGACATCCTGTTGATGGATGAGCCGTTCTCCGCGCTCGATGCGTTGACGCGGGACGAAATGAGTTTCGAACTGCTGCGGATCTGGACCGAACGGCCGAAAACGGTGCTGTTCATCACCCATTCCATTCCGGAGGCGCTGCTGCTGGCGGACCGCATCGTTGTCATGACCAGCAGGCCGGGGCGTGTGCGCGAAATTCTCGATGTTCCGTTGTCACGGCCGCGGTCGATGTCGACCTTGTCGGAGCCTATTTTCCATGAACTCGCCAATCACATCCGCGGGCGTCTCTTCAGCCGCCCCGTTGCCGCATGA
- a CDS encoding nucleoside deaminase, whose amino-acid sequence MKSDLDHEALLRKAFAVARKARESGDHPFGSILVDPNGKVLMQQGNGFTAEGRDMTAHAERLLATRASKTYPPPFLAECTLYTSAEPCAMCSGAIYWAGIGRVVFGQTEKDLKAQTGDHDENPTLDLPCRVVFAAGQRKVEVIGPLLADEAAALQAGFWDGEAKT is encoded by the coding sequence ATGAAATCAGACCTCGATCATGAAGCGCTGCTGCGCAAGGCCTTCGCCGTCGCCCGGAAAGCGCGTGAGAGCGGCGATCATCCGTTCGGGTCGATCCTGGTCGATCCAAATGGGAAGGTCTTGATGCAGCAGGGCAACGGCTTTACGGCCGAAGGGCGTGACATGACCGCTCATGCCGAGCGGCTTTTGGCCACCCGTGCCTCGAAGACCTATCCACCGCCGTTTCTCGCCGAGTGCACTCTGTACACATCGGCTGAGCCATGCGCGATGTGTTCGGGCGCAATCTACTGGGCGGGGATCGGCCGCGTGGTGTTCGGCCAGACCGAAAAGGACCTGAAAGCGCAAACCGGCGATCACGATGAAAATCCGACCCTGGATCTCCCCTGCCGCGTGGTGTTCGCCGCGGGCCAGCGCAAGGTCGAAGTGATCGGACCGCTGCTGGCCGATGAAGCGGCCGCGTTGCAGGCCGGCTTCTGGGATGGCGAGGCGAAGACGTGA
- a CDS encoding TipAS antibiotic-recognition domain-containing protein, translating into MSEGNGIDREWARQMIEASPPELPDDPTQCDAWIELAGILADPAFITNMRTNEVLDRGFDHAAYAEATTAMVAKARAAMAQGLDPTSDAGGALAREWIAVLAQTLGRKPDRASRDWLRQAHAAHDPKAARY; encoded by the coding sequence GTGTCCGAGGGCAACGGCATCGACCGCGAGTGGGCGCGGCAGATGATCGAGGCCAGCCCCCCGGAGCTGCCCGACGACCCAACACAGTGCGACGCCTGGATTGAGCTCGCCGGTATCCTCGCCGACCCCGCGTTCATCACCAACATGCGCACCAACGAAGTTCTGGACCGAGGATTCGATCACGCCGCCTATGCGGAGGCGACGACGGCCATGGTGGCCAAAGCCCGTGCGGCCATGGCACAGGGGCTGGACCCCACTTCGGATGCGGGCGGTGCCCTCGCCCGGGAATGGATCGCGGTTTTGGCACAAACGCTGGGGCGGAAGCCGGACCGGGCGTCCCGGGACTGGCTGCGCCAGGCCCATGCCGCCCATGATCCAAAGGCCGCGCGGTACTAG
- a CDS encoding alpha/beta fold hydrolase, producing the protein MSGAPDPVVLIHGAWQGAWVWDHFKSHLVRKAGIAAVAVDLPGNGRDDVTPTDVSLDRYVVHVGEILEQFAQPVSLVAHSGGGMIASAVAERFPERINRIVYIAGMMLPDGMAFADLVAELRADHPDVIGIGPHLVWSDDGLTSRVPAPAALAYFFHDCADGDARAAAARLTPQPERGRDIRVGLTSERFGRVSRLYVEAEADRSIILPCQRRMQALVPGADVVTLPTGHAPHLAAPGLLADVLIPFLIDDRGTPLALSGHGGEASVVHQSRSGGLE; encoded by the coding sequence ATGAGCGGAGCGCCTGATCCCGTCGTGCTGATCCACGGCGCCTGGCAGGGCGCCTGGGTGTGGGATCATTTCAAATCCCACTTGGTGCGCAAGGCCGGCATCGCGGCAGTTGCCGTCGACCTGCCGGGTAATGGTCGCGATGACGTTACGCCGACCGACGTGTCGCTCGACCGCTACGTCGTCCATGTCGGTGAAATTCTGGAGCAGTTCGCGCAGCCGGTCAGCCTTGTCGCCCATTCCGGCGGTGGCATGATCGCGTCGGCCGTGGCCGAACGGTTTCCGGAGCGCATAAACCGCATCGTCTATATCGCCGGCATGATGCTGCCGGATGGCATGGCGTTCGCCGATCTCGTCGCGGAACTGCGTGCCGATCATCCGGATGTGATCGGGATTGGGCCGCATCTCGTGTGGTCCGATGATGGATTGACGAGTCGCGTGCCGGCGCCCGCCGCGCTTGCCTATTTCTTCCACGATTGCGCCGACGGCGACGCACGGGCGGCCGCCGCGCGGCTCACGCCACAGCCGGAGCGCGGGCGCGATATCCGTGTCGGCCTGACATCTGAACGGTTCGGCAGGGTGTCGCGGCTCTATGTGGAGGCGGAAGCCGATCGCTCGATCATCCTGCCCTGCCAGCGACGGATGCAGGCGCTGGTGCCAGGCGCGGACGTGGTGACGCTGCCGACCGGTCACGCCCCGCATCTCGCGGCTCCCGGTCTGCTCGCCGACGTTCTAATTCCATTCCTTATTGATGATCGTGGCACGCCGCTTGCTCTGTCCGGTCATGGCGGTGAGGCATCCGTTGTCCATCAAAGCCGCTCCGGCGGTCTCGAATGA
- a CDS encoding ribose-phosphate pyrophosphokinase yields the protein MSAKNGAIKLIAGNSNPALAEAIAAGLGLPLTKAVVRRFADMEIFVEIQENVRGMDVFIIQSTSYPANDHLMELLIITDALRRASARRITAVLPYFGYARQDRKAGGRTPISAKLVANIITHAGADRVMTLDLHAGQIQGFFDIPTDNLYASPVMVRDIKDRFDLSNLMVVSPDVGGVVRARGLAKRINAPLAIIDKRRERAGESEVMNVIGDVEGYTCILIDDIVDSGGTLVNAADALLANGAKEVYAYITHGVLSGGATARIASSKLKELVITDSIQPTEAVRLAHNIRVLSIASLIGEAVGRTAAEESVSSLFD from the coding sequence ATGTCGGCGAAAAACGGGGCGATCAAACTCATCGCCGGCAATTCGAACCCCGCTCTGGCCGAGGCCATCGCAGCCGGGCTCGGCCTGCCGCTCACCAAAGCCGTGGTCCGGCGCTTCGCCGACATGGAGATCTTCGTCGAAATCCAGGAAAACGTGCGCGGCATGGATGTCTTCATCATCCAGTCGACCTCGTATCCGGCCAACGACCATCTGATGGAATTGCTTATCATCACCGATGCGCTGCGCCGTGCTTCGGCACGCCGCATCACAGCCGTGCTGCCGTATTTCGGCTATGCCCGCCAGGATCGCAAAGCCGGAGGCCGCACGCCGATTTCGGCGAAACTTGTGGCCAACATCATCACCCATGCCGGCGCCGACCGCGTCATGACGCTCGACCTGCACGCCGGGCAGATCCAGGGCTTCTTCGACATCCCGACCGACAATCTTTATGCCTCGCCGGTGATGGTGCGCGACATCAAGGACCGGTTCGACCTGTCCAACCTGATGGTGGTGTCGCCCGATGTCGGCGGCGTGGTGCGCGCCCGCGGTCTCGCCAAACGCATCAACGCTCCGCTCGCCATCATCGACAAGCGGCGCGAGCGCGCCGGCGAATCCGAAGTGATGAACGTGATCGGCGACGTCGAGGGTTACACCTGCATCCTGATCGACGACATCGTGGATTCCGGCGGCACCCTGGTGAACGCGGCCGACGCGCTGCTCGCCAACGGCGCCAAGGAAGTCTATGCCTACATCACCCACGGCGTGCTGTCGGGCGGTGCCACTGCCCGCATCGCCTCCTCGAAGCTGAAGGAGCTGGTGATCACCGACTCGATCCAGCCGACCGAAGCCGTGCGTCTCGCCCACAACATCCGTGTGCTCTCAATCGCGAGCCTGATCGGCGAAGCCGTCGGGCGCACCGCGGCAGAAGAGTCGGTCTCCAGCCTGTTCGACTGA
- a CDS encoding YbjN domain-containing protein: MSHPDITLDSPGNPITVVEEIAAFNDWAFERSGIDEVTILAKGAWTDYEVSFTWMSEIEALHLACAFDMKIPEVRRAEVQRLIASINEQLWVGHFDLWTSTGLIMYRQALVLPNGIIASEAQCETMFVGAVQACERYFPAFQFVVWAGKSAADAMSAALFDTAGEA; encoded by the coding sequence ATGTCCCATCCGGACATCACACTTGATTCTCCAGGCAACCCGATCACCGTGGTCGAGGAGATCGCGGCGTTCAACGACTGGGCGTTCGAGCGCTCCGGCATCGACGAGGTCACGATCCTCGCCAAGGGAGCCTGGACCGATTACGAGGTCTCCTTCACCTGGATGAGCGAGATCGAAGCGCTGCATCTGGCGTGCGCCTTCGACATGAAAATTCCGGAAGTGCGGCGCGCGGAAGTGCAGCGGCTGATCGCATCGATCAACGAACAATTGTGGGTCGGACACTTCGACCTGTGGACCAGCACCGGGCTGATCATGTACCGGCAGGCGCTGGTGCTGCCGAACGGCATCATCGCGTCTGAAGCGCAGTGCGAGACGATGTTCGTCGGCGCGGTGCAGGCTTGCGAGCGCTACTTCCCGGCGTTCCAGTTCGTGGTCTGGGCGGGCAAATCGGCAGCGGATGCCATGAGTGCGGCGCTGTTCGACACCGCAGGGGAAGCGTAA
- a CDS encoding GNAT family N-acetyltransferase, whose protein sequence is MRRCSTPQGKRKAEAVMSDPAIVVPDQPGETDRKAIVEALVAFNDKAAGPSGFQPLAVLIQDPVTAATLGGLWGKIVYDWLFVELLVVPEQFRGKRIGAQILARAEEIAQARGCVGVWLDTYAFQAPGFYDKLGYEVFGSLEDHPRGSQRLFLRKRL, encoded by the coding sequence GTGCGGCGCTGTTCGACACCGCAGGGGAAGCGTAAGGCTGAGGCGGTCATGAGTGATCCGGCAATCGTCGTTCCAGACCAGCCCGGTGAAACCGACCGCAAAGCCATTGTCGAGGCCTTGGTCGCCTTCAACGACAAGGCCGCCGGACCATCCGGTTTTCAACCGCTCGCCGTTTTGATTCAAGATCCGGTGACCGCCGCAACGCTGGGCGGGCTGTGGGGCAAAATCGTTTACGACTGGCTGTTCGTCGAGCTGCTGGTGGTGCCCGAACAATTCAGGGGCAAGCGAATCGGCGCGCAGATCCTGGCCCGCGCCGAAGAGATCGCTCAAGCGCGCGGATGCGTCGGCGTCTGGCTCGACACTTACGCCTTCCAGGCACCGGGCTTCTACGACAAGCTCGGCTACGAGGTTTTCGGCAGCCTCGAGGATCATCCACGCGGCTCGCAGCGGCTCTTTCTCCGGAAGCGCTTGTAA
- a CDS encoding LysR family transcriptional regulator, with protein sequence MRIHAAALLYFDAVRRAGSIREAARRLNVASSAVNRQILKLEAEVGAPLFERFPGGIKLTSAGEAMARHVLVVLQDLERARSDIEGLKGARIGHVSVAAVEGVCGALLPAVIGRLRERTPRVTVTAESMGSFAIPRAVAEGDADIGIAFALPRQSELRQVALARFRLGAIMAPDHPLAGRDKIGLSACFDYPVIMPSGDLSIGQLLAPALARLPRNIQPVIRSSSIELMRELAERGIGIAFQTRVGLERLIAERRLVHVPLDAGGPIWSDLGVYVRAGRAPPATLDLMLQILAEELRDREAAEMKPPAQAG encoded by the coding sequence TTGCGCATCCATGCTGCTGCCTTGCTCTATTTCGATGCCGTCCGCCGCGCCGGCTCCATCCGCGAGGCGGCGCGGCGCCTCAACGTCGCGTCCTCGGCGGTCAACCGCCAGATCCTGAAGCTTGAAGCCGAGGTCGGCGCGCCGCTGTTCGAACGTTTTCCCGGCGGCATCAAACTGACCTCGGCCGGCGAGGCGATGGCCCGCCACGTCCTTGTGGTGTTGCAAGATCTCGAGCGGGCGCGATCGGACATCGAAGGCCTCAAGGGCGCTCGCATCGGCCATGTGTCGGTCGCCGCAGTCGAGGGTGTCTGCGGGGCGCTGCTTCCGGCAGTGATCGGGCGGCTGCGCGAGCGAACGCCTCGGGTCACGGTGACCGCTGAATCGATGGGGTCATTCGCCATTCCGAGGGCTGTCGCCGAAGGCGATGCGGATATCGGCATTGCGTTTGCGCTGCCGCGCCAATCCGAGTTGCGTCAAGTCGCGCTGGCCCGCTTTCGGCTCGGCGCCATCATGGCGCCCGACCATCCGCTGGCCGGCCGCGACAAGATCGGGCTCTCGGCGTGCTTTGATTACCCCGTGATCATGCCGAGCGGCGATCTGTCGATCGGGCAACTGCTGGCGCCGGCGCTCGCGCGTCTGCCGCGCAACATCCAGCCGGTGATCCGCTCGTCGTCGATCGAACTGATGCGCGAGCTTGCGGAGCGTGGCATCGGCATCGCCTTTCAGACCAGGGTCGGCCTCGAACGGTTGATTGCCGAACGGCGGCTGGTCCATGTGCCGCTCGATGCCGGAGGGCCGATCTGGAGCGATCTCGGTGTCTATGTTCGCGCCGGCCGGGCACCGCCGGCAACGCTCGACTTGATGTTGCAGATTCTGGCGGAGGAATTGCGGGATCGGGAAGCCGCCGAAATGAAACCGCCGGCGCAAGCTGGGTGA
- a CDS encoding ABC transporter substrate-binding protein: MMKRFTQTCAVLTVTLTLAHAAAATEQVTFMLDWLPAGDKAAVYLGVDKGLFEAEGIKVTIQSGRGSSDVVTKLATGSADMGTGGLAALLQAKAADAVPVKAVMSIYTLQPDAIFTTKDAGINSLKDLEGKTVATATFSSSNVSWPLLLKTNGVNPDAIKLLKVDPGALAPMLATGKVAATINWLTVAPAFAGPLTEVGKSFKALPWSGYGFDGYGLSVFASEKMLTSRPETVRKFLKAYAKATEMAIADPMAAAQALKAAVPEVSVDTAAEQWRASIPLMVNDISKKDGPGAFAPALLATTWKWVAEAQGLPLEKLNPETAVSRDYLK; encoded by the coding sequence ATGATGAAACGCTTCACCCAGACCTGCGCCGTTCTCACCGTCACGCTGACACTTGCCCATGCGGCCGCGGCAACCGAACAGGTCACCTTCATGCTCGACTGGCTGCCGGCCGGCGACAAGGCGGCGGTGTATCTCGGTGTCGACAAGGGACTGTTCGAAGCCGAAGGGATCAAGGTCACCATCCAGTCCGGCCGCGGGTCGAGCGACGTGGTCACCAAACTGGCGACCGGCTCCGCCGACATGGGCACCGGCGGGCTTGCGGCGCTGCTGCAGGCCAAGGCGGCCGACGCCGTCCCGGTCAAGGCGGTGATGTCGATCTACACATTGCAGCCGGACGCGATCTTCACCACCAAGGATGCCGGCATCAACAGTCTGAAGGACCTCGAGGGAAAGACGGTCGCGACCGCGACCTTCTCCTCCTCCAATGTGTCATGGCCGTTGCTCTTGAAGACGAACGGCGTCAATCCGGACGCCATCAAGCTGCTGAAGGTCGATCCGGGTGCGCTCGCGCCGATGCTGGCGACCGGCAAGGTCGCGGCGACCATCAACTGGCTCACCGTGGCGCCGGCCTTTGCCGGACCGCTGACCGAAGTCGGCAAGTCGTTCAAGGCGCTGCCTTGGTCGGGCTACGGCTTTGACGGGTACGGTCTGTCGGTGTTCGCGTCGGAAAAAATGCTCACCAGCCGTCCGGAGACGGTGCGCAAGTTCCTCAAGGCCTATGCGAAGGCGACCGAGATGGCGATCGCCGATCCCATGGCCGCAGCACAGGCGCTGAAAGCGGCGGTGCCGGAGGTCAGTGTGGACACCGCCGCGGAGCAGTGGAGGGCCTCGATCCCGCTGATGGTCAACGATATCTCCAAAAAGGACGGACCCGGCGCCTTCGCGCCGGCGCTACTGGCGACAACCTGGAAATGGGTGGCCGAGGCGCAGGGCCTGCCGCTCGAAAAGCTCAATCCGGAAACGGCCGTCAGCCGCGACTACCTGAAGTGA
- a CDS encoding 6,7-dimethyl-8-ribityllumazine synthase, which translates to MNQMTNDITSNSTPTPTSPVEPRRFTKPHRVAFIQSSWHREIVEACRLAFLKEAAAQGIPESQVGLFEVPGAYEIPLHAQLLAKTGRYTAIVAAALVVDGGIYRHEFVASTVINALMQVQLQTEIPIFSAVLTPQQFHEHAAHVDFFRQHFATKGVEVAQACVNTLLSLDHLGSQVVAGLD; encoded by the coding sequence ATGAATCAGATGACTAACGACATCACGTCAAACTCAACTCCCACTCCAACATCGCCAGTCGAGCCGCGTCGCTTTACAAAGCCGCATCGCGTGGCTTTCATCCAGTCGTCCTGGCATCGCGAGATCGTCGAGGCCTGCCGGCTGGCGTTCCTGAAGGAGGCTGCGGCGCAGGGCATCCCGGAAAGCCAGGTTGGCCTGTTCGAGGTTCCCGGCGCCTACGAAATTCCGCTGCACGCGCAGTTGCTCGCCAAGACAGGGCGCTACACCGCGATCGTCGCGGCCGCGCTCGTGGTCGACGGCGGCATTTACCGGCACGAATTCGTGGCCTCTACCGTGATCAATGCGCTAATGCAGGTGCAACTGCAGACTGAAATTCCGATCTTCTCCGCGGTGCTCACGCCACAGCAGTTTCATGAGCACGCGGCGCATGTCGATTTCTTCCGGCAGCATTTCGCGACCAAAGGCGTTGAGGTGGCGCAGGCTTGCGTGAATACGCTGCTCAGCCTGGATCACCTCGGCAGCCAGGTCGTCGCCGGGCTCGACTGA